The Winogradskyella schleiferi genome has a window encoding:
- a CDS encoding LytR/AlgR family response regulator transcription factor yields MIKYIIVDDETASHDNIKDYASNLSYLSFQKSCYNAFEALDYLNKHSIDLIFLDINMPKLSGLEFLKTLSNQPKIIITTAYEEFALEGYELNIDDYLLKPFNFSRFVKSVSKISDALANKSISIQNSENNEDAKIFIKEDKKYYQIKLNDILFIEAYGNYVKINMVDRIIVSHQTLTSFTHNLPVNQFIRVHKSFIISIDKIELIEGNRILIQDHKIPIGKMYKLNVNRLIK; encoded by the coding sequence ATGATAAAATATATAATTGTAGACGATGAGACAGCCTCACATGATAATATTAAAGATTATGCAAGTAATCTGTCGTATTTATCCTTTCAAAAAAGTTGTTATAATGCTTTTGAAGCTCTTGACTATTTAAATAAACATTCTATTGACCTTATCTTTTTAGATATTAATATGCCTAAACTTTCTGGTTTAGAGTTTTTAAAAACACTTTCTAATCAGCCAAAGATAATCATTACCACAGCCTATGAAGAATTTGCTTTAGAAGGTTATGAGTTGAATATTGACGATTATTTATTAAAGCCATTTAATTTTAGCCGTTTTGTAAAATCTGTTAGTAAAATTTCTGATGCATTGGCTAATAAATCCATATCAATACAAAATTCTGAAAATAATGAAGACGCTAAAATATTTATAAAAGAAGATAAAAAATACTATCAGATTAAGCTTAATGACATTCTATTTATAGAAGCCTATGGAAATTATGTGAAAATTAATATGGTTGACAGAATAATCGTTTCACATCAAACCTTAACATCCTTTACTCATAATTTGCCTGTAAATCAATTTATAAGAGTACATAAATCTTTTATTATTTCAATAGATAAAATTGAATTGATTGAAGGCAATAGAATACTTATTCAGGATCATAAAATTCCAATAGGTAAAATGTATAAGCTTAATGTAAATCGATTAATAAAATAA
- a CDS encoding serine hydrolase domain-containing protein produces the protein MKTLITIITMALSTLFVNAQMTAEKELQKTLDESTAIALKEHNVPGMAIAIIKNDQVIIKKGYGFSDIKSGEAVNSTTGFNIGSISKMFTAWGIMKLVEEGTLNLDTPASNYISGWNLPTSEFDANKVTIRNLLQHTAGLSVHGYNGYESKNELTSIRQSLSGTSNPDEAVKLIMEPESKWQYSGGGYSILQLVIEEVSGKSFADYMQKNIFKPLKMKHTSFDINKKILKNSAKAYDEEAKEIPLRLFNAQAAAGLHTTIDDLILFAKASFSRNPVLSKKSISLLTAPTEISKRNYGMGYMEMNRFGDFTLNGHGGSNEGWHSGFMLDFKSKSGIIILTNGSNGRNVLFGSMKDWAQWHGSN, from the coding sequence ATGAAAACTTTAATTACAATTATTACAATGGCATTATCGACCTTATTCGTAAATGCACAAATGACAGCTGAAAAGGAGCTACAAAAAACTTTAGATGAATCTACAGCTATTGCTTTGAAAGAACATAATGTTCCTGGTATGGCAATCGCAATTATTAAAAATGATCAAGTGATTATTAAAAAAGGATATGGATTTTCTGATATAAAAAGCGGAGAAGCAGTTAACAGTACAACAGGATTTAATATTGGATCTATATCAAAAATGTTTACCGCTTGGGGAATTATGAAATTAGTAGAAGAAGGAACACTTAATTTAGACACTCCTGCTTCAAATTATATTTCAGGATGGAACTTGCCTACTAGTGAGTTTGATGCTAATAAAGTAACCATTAGAAATTTATTACAGCATACAGCAGGTTTATCTGTACATGGTTATAATGGGTATGAATCTAAAAATGAATTAACATCAATTAGGCAATCGCTATCTGGAACTTCCAATCCAGATGAAGCCGTAAAGCTTATTATGGAGCCTGAAAGTAAATGGCAATATTCTGGTGGAGGTTATTCTATATTGCAACTTGTCATAGAAGAGGTGAGTGGTAAATCGTTTGCAGACTATATGCAAAAAAACATATTTAAACCTTTAAAAATGAAGCATACGAGTTTCGATATCAATAAAAAGATATTAAAAAACTCTGCTAAAGCGTATGATGAAGAAGCAAAGGAAATACCGTTGCGTCTTTTTAATGCTCAAGCAGCAGCGGGTTTGCATACAACCATAGATGATCTTATTCTCTTTGCAAAAGCATCATTTTCAAGAAATCCTGTATTGTCTAAAAAAAGTATTTCACTTTTAACTGCACCAACTGAAATATCAAAAAGAAATTACGGAATGGGTTATATGGAGATGAATCGTTTTGGAGATTTCACATTGAACGGTCATGGAGGTTCTAACGAAGGTTGGCATTCTGGTTTCATGCTCGATTTTAAATCAAAATCTGGTATTATTATACTTACCAATGGCTCTAATGGAAGGAATGTCTTATTTGGAAGTATGAAAGATTGGGCTCAATGGCATGGAAGTAACTAA
- a CDS encoding CPBP family intramembrane glutamic endopeptidase encodes MNYIQQAYKGQRELWMFILTTILVAGIFIGNFIYFLFADPADLEMAYDLMKQIPPNLSLIMNLLPFAFLLGLLFILVKFVHQRSILSLTTTRPKVDFGRILFSFLMITIYTIATFFIMYAIDSSNLVFQFDAVKFAVLFVISIILFPFQIGLEEYLFRGYLMQNVGILVKNKWFPLILTSVLFGIAHSANPEVGAIGFWQMMTFYVGTGLLLGIMTLMDEGLELALGFHLGNNLIASLLVTADWTALQTDAIFKDTSEPELGAISDIIVPILVVYPIMLLILSKKYGWTNWKEKLVGKVTEPPKEDYKIIG; translated from the coding sequence ATGAATTACATACAACAAGCCTACAAAGGACAGCGCGAACTTTGGATGTTTATCTTAACCACAATTCTGGTTGCAGGTATTTTTATTGGCAATTTTATTTACTTTTTATTTGCGGATCCTGCAGATTTGGAAATGGCTTATGATTTAATGAAACAGATTCCGCCAAATCTATCTTTAATAATGAATCTCTTGCCTTTTGCCTTCTTATTAGGGCTTTTATTCATTTTAGTAAAGTTTGTGCATCAAAGGAGCATATTGTCACTAACAACAACACGACCTAAAGTCGATTTTGGACGGATTTTGTTTTCGTTTTTAATGATAACCATATATACTATTGCTACATTTTTCATTATGTATGCCATTGATTCATCGAATCTTGTATTTCAATTTGATGCTGTTAAATTTGCGGTGCTTTTTGTGATTAGTATTATTCTATTTCCATTTCAAATAGGTTTGGAAGAATACTTATTTAGAGGTTATTTAATGCAAAATGTAGGTATATTGGTGAAAAATAAATGGTTTCCGCTAATTTTAACTTCTGTTCTATTTGGTATAGCACACAGTGCAAATCCAGAAGTTGGAGCCATTGGCTTCTGGCAAATGATGACTTTTTATGTAGGAACTGGTTTGTTATTGGGTATTATGACTTTGATGGATGAAGGTTTAGAGTTAGCCTTGGGCTTTCACTTAGGGAATAATCTTATTGCGTCGTTATTGGTCACTGCAGATTGGACAGCCTTGCAAACTGATGCAATTTTTAAAGATACGTCTGAACCTGAATTAGGAGCAATTTCAGATATCATAGTGCCAATATTGGTCGTTTATCCAATCATGCTACTCATACTATCAAAAAAATACGGCTGGACTAATTGGAAAGAAAAATTAGTAGGAAAAGTCACCGAACCACCAAAAGAAGATTATAAAATAATAGGATAA
- a CDS encoding vWA domain-containing protein translates to MKNLVLILALVLSSWQIQAQEKTISGIVTTADDALPLPGVNVIIKGNSKGTQTDFDGKYSIQVNSGDILVFSYIGYITTEVKVGSVSRINVALESDSNSLDEVVVTAYSVSKKRAFTGAVSVVSVESHQTSKSQLRNQARKRVHNKITNQLAGQVAGIKIKGTTKSNISNLLYIVDGIPVQKSYNTLIEQLDPDTIDSVNIYKSSEAINKFGNSAKYGCIVITTKSGNYRIQNDEDYANITENNFESTAMSPLSTFSIDVDKAGYSNVRRMINNGETIPPDAVKLEEMVNYFNYKYPQPTDQHPFSIHTEVVETPWHKDTQLVRIGLQGKSYENDQLPASNLTFLIDVSGSMGSQNKLPLLKSAFKLLVNQLREKDKVSIVVYAGAAGVVLEPTSGNEKESILSALDHLNSGGSTAGGAGIELAYKLAEKNFKKNGNNRVVLATDGDFNVGASSDKAMQTLIEEKRKSGVFLSVLGFGYGNYKDSKLETLADKGNGNHAYIDNMQEAQKVFGKEFGGTLFTIAKDVKIQVEFNPKKVQAYRLIGYENRLLADEDFIDDSKDAGELGSGHTVTALYEVIPVGIKSDYLNAIPDLKYTQSKVSANYEDELFTVKFRYKKPNEDTSIEMVHIQNTQLTEASEDMNFASAVALFGMQLRNSKYVNNASTSKVIELAESGRGADSDGYRAEFMRLVKSYDSLK, encoded by the coding sequence ATGAAAAATCTAGTACTTATTTTAGCTCTTGTTTTGTCCTCATGGCAGATACAAGCCCAAGAAAAAACAATCTCAGGAATTGTAACAACAGCAGATGATGCCTTGCCATTACCAGGCGTAAATGTTATTATCAAAGGGAATTCCAAAGGAACTCAAACGGATTTTGATGGCAAATACAGCATTCAGGTAAATTCGGGAGATATTCTGGTTTTTAGTTATATAGGCTATATAACCACAGAGGTTAAAGTTGGAAGCGTTTCAAGAATTAATGTGGCTTTGGAAAGTGATAGCAATAGTCTGGATGAAGTTGTTGTTACGGCATATTCTGTAAGCAAAAAAAGAGCTTTTACAGGTGCAGTTTCTGTGGTCAGTGTGGAATCCCATCAAACCAGTAAATCACAATTAAGAAATCAAGCGCGAAAACGAGTCCACAATAAAATCACTAATCAACTTGCTGGTCAGGTTGCTGGTATTAAAATTAAAGGCACTACCAAGTCTAACATTTCAAACTTATTATATATTGTAGATGGAATCCCAGTTCAGAAAAGTTATAATACCTTAATAGAGCAATTAGATCCTGATACCATTGATAGTGTCAATATTTATAAGTCTTCTGAAGCCATTAACAAATTTGGAAACTCAGCGAAATATGGTTGTATTGTTATTACCACCAAAAGCGGAAATTATCGTATTCAGAATGATGAAGATTATGCGAATATTACTGAAAATAATTTTGAAAGCACAGCGATGTCGCCGTTATCAACCTTCTCAATTGACGTAGATAAAGCAGGTTACTCAAATGTAAGACGCATGATTAACAATGGCGAAACCATTCCGCCAGATGCCGTTAAACTTGAAGAAATGGTAAATTATTTTAACTATAAGTATCCGCAACCTACCGACCAACATCCTTTTTCCATTCATACAGAAGTAGTTGAAACACCATGGCACAAAGACACGCAGTTGGTTAGAATCGGACTACAAGGCAAAAGCTATGAAAACGATCAGTTGCCAGCATCTAACTTAACCTTCTTAATTGATGTGTCGGGCTCTATGGGTTCGCAAAATAAATTGCCGTTGTTAAAAAGTGCTTTTAAACTTTTGGTAAATCAATTACGGGAAAAGGACAAGGTGTCTATTGTGGTGTATGCTGGAGCAGCAGGCGTGGTTTTAGAACCAACCTCTGGAAACGAAAAAGAAAGCATCTTGTCAGCTTTGGATCATTTAAATTCTGGCGGTTCTACAGCTGGAGGTGCAGGCATTGAGTTGGCTTATAAACTAGCGGAAAAGAATTTTAAAAAGAACGGCAACAATCGTGTGGTTTTGGCCACAGATGGCGATTTTAATGTTGGCGCTTCGAGTGATAAAGCGATGCAAACCTTAATTGAAGAGAAACGTAAATCTGGCGTATTTTTATCGGTTTTAGGTTTCGGCTATGGGAACTATAAAGATTCGAAACTAGAAACGCTTGCTGATAAAGGCAACGGAAATCATGCCTATATCGATAATATGCAAGAAGCACAAAAGGTATTTGGAAAGGAATTTGGCGGTACACTTTTTACAATTGCTAAAGATGTAAAGATTCAAGTGGAATTCAATCCTAAAAAAGTGCAAGCTTATCGTTTAATAGGCTATGAAAACAGATTGCTAGCTGATGAAGATTTTATAGATGACTCCAAAGATGCTGGTGAATTGGGTAGTGGACATACGGTTACGGCATTGTATGAAGTCATTCCAGTCGGCATAAAAAGTGACTATCTTAACGCCATTCCAGATTTAAAATATACCCAATCAAAAGTGTCCGCAAATTACGAAGATGAATTGTTCACGGTAAAATTCAGATATAAAAAGCCGAATGAAGATACCAGTATTGAAATGGTTCATATTCAAAATACACAACTCACAGAAGCTTCTGAGGACATGAATTTCGCTTCAGCTGTGGCCTTATTCGGTATGCAATTACGAAATTCAAAATATGTCAACAACGCTTCAACCTCTAAAGTGATTGAATTGGCCGAAAGTGGGAGAGGAGCTGATTCAGACGGTTATAGAGCTGAATTTATGAGATTGGTGAAATCTTATGATAGTTTGAAGTAG
- a CDS encoding sterol desaturase family protein, whose amino-acid sequence MPDFPNIILYAIPFFILAMLLELYVTAKQHIKTYETKDAFSSIAMGLGNVFLGFASKALVLLIFFWLYDNFRLFTIPIAWWSFVILFFLDDFSYYWFHRVSHECRLFWASHVVHHSSQHYNLSTALRQTWSGGFYTFIFWLWLPILGFHPAMILLQMSISLLYQFWIHTEAINKMPKWFEAVFNTPSHHRVHHGSNPIYLDRNHAGILIIWDKLFGTFQPELDDEKVKYGLVTNIKTYNPIKIAFIEWWHMITDAFTGRKSLKSRILYLFKPPGWKHDGSGKVSDDLRNEWMKIKNRKK is encoded by the coding sequence ATGCCAGATTTCCCTAATATTATTCTTTATGCGATACCATTTTTTATACTGGCCATGTTGTTAGAATTGTATGTTACAGCAAAACAGCACATTAAAACTTACGAAACTAAAGATGCGTTCTCTTCTATTGCTATGGGTTTGGGTAATGTATTTTTAGGTTTTGCGAGCAAAGCTTTAGTCCTATTAATCTTTTTTTGGCTTTATGATAATTTTAGGCTGTTTACAATTCCTATAGCTTGGTGGTCATTTGTAATTCTGTTTTTTTTAGATGACTTTTCTTATTATTGGTTTCATAGAGTGTCGCACGAATGTCGTTTGTTTTGGGCATCGCACGTGGTACATCATTCTTCTCAGCACTATAATTTGAGTACAGCGCTTCGGCAGACTTGGTCTGGTGGTTTTTACACCTTTATTTTTTGGCTGTGGCTCCCGATTCTTGGCTTTCATCCTGCCATGATTTTATTGCAAATGTCTATTAGTTTGCTATATCAATTTTGGATTCATACCGAAGCTATAAATAAAATGCCCAAATGGTTTGAAGCTGTTTTCAATACACCTTCCCATCACAGAGTGCATCATGGTAGTAATCCTATTTATTTAGATCGAAATCATGCTGGAATTTTAATTATTTGGGATAAACTATTTGGCACATTTCAACCCGAATTAGACGACGAAAAAGTGAAATACGGCTTGGTTACCAATATTAAAACCTACAATCCCATTAAGATTGCCTTTATTGAATGGTGGCATATGATTACGGATGCTTTTACAGGACGCAAATCCTTGAAAAGCAGAATTCTTTATCTCTTTAAACCTCCTGGTTGGAAACATGATGGCAGCGGTAAGGTAAGTGATGATTTAAGAAATGAATGGATGAAAATTAAGAATCGTAAAAAGTAA
- a CDS encoding DUF2914 domain-containing protein, producing the protein MKRTLVKFRNSAFRRFIRKHEKYAPVLFFISGFIFDTLTLGRVDRLYDMVVLCSHMTLMTITLYLYNIADDAKFRIGFIDRYKIYFPLAIQFFFGALSSAYVIYFSRSVSLSKTMSFFIILLVLLFANELLKKRISNKYLQFSVYFFISFTFFSFMIPVIIKQMSTRVFILSGIVSLVLTLLLIIVVYVKSPSTRAEVKFGKIIGIVLGLYVIINLFYIFNLIPPVPLALQNGIVAHHVTVENNTYVVSYEKNEWYMFWREHELKFNAKPNEAVYIFTSIFAPTEIEKSILHRWNWYNVDLKEWEVVEDIGYEIAGGRDDGYRGYTYKSNVKNGLWKVEVITEEELIIGVIDFEIIISDSSHSSNLVNKRF; encoded by the coding sequence ATGAAAAGGACCTTAGTTAAATTTAGGAATAGTGCATTCCGGAGATTCATTCGAAAACATGAAAAATATGCACCAGTTTTGTTCTTTATTAGTGGGTTTATTTTCGATACCTTAACGCTTGGTCGTGTAGATCGCTTATATGATATGGTTGTTCTGTGTTCTCATATGACACTAATGACCATCACACTTTATCTCTACAATATAGCCGATGATGCAAAATTCAGAATAGGATTTATAGATCGCTATAAAATTTATTTTCCTTTAGCCATCCAGTTTTTCTTTGGTGCATTGTCTAGTGCTTATGTCATTTATTTTTCAAGAAGTGTTTCCCTATCAAAAACGATGTCCTTTTTTATCATCTTGTTGGTCTTACTTTTTGCCAATGAGTTGCTCAAAAAAAGAATATCTAATAAGTACTTACAATTTAGCGTATACTTTTTCATCAGCTTTACGTTCTTTTCATTCATGATTCCTGTCATTATTAAACAAATGAGTACTCGAGTATTTATTTTATCAGGTATTGTAAGTTTGGTTTTAACCTTATTATTAATAATAGTCGTTTATGTTAAAAGTCCAAGTACAAGAGCCGAAGTAAAATTTGGTAAAATTATCGGAATCGTCCTTGGATTGTACGTGATCATTAATTTGTTTTATATTTTTAATCTTATTCCACCTGTACCGCTTGCACTTCAAAATGGTATTGTAGCACATCATGTAACAGTTGAAAACAATACCTATGTTGTTAGTTATGAAAAAAACGAATGGTATATGTTTTGGAGAGAACATGAACTAAAGTTTAATGCCAAACCAAACGAAGCCGTATATATTTTCACATCCATTTTTGCGCCAACAGAAATAGAAAAATCAATCCTTCATCGCTGGAATTGGTATAATGTTGATTTAAAGGAATGGGAAGTTGTGGAGGATATAGGTTATGAAATCGCTGGAGGGCGAGATGATGGTTATCGTGGTTACACTTATAAAAGCAATGTGAAGAATGGCTTATGGAAAGTAGAAGTGATTACCGAGGAGGAATTGATAATTGGTGTTATTGATTTCGAAATTATAATCAGTGATTCAAGCCATTCTTCAAATTTGGTTAACAAGAGATTCTAA
- a CDS encoding AMP-binding protein, producing MTPTYDKVHNKFKFNGLHFSHEELKEVAYSLIKEGKPYEKVTGDFLIDWLNSKDFLIVNTSGSTGYPKQVKLKKQAMVNSAIATGNFFGLEPGDKALHCLPSHFIAGKMMFVRALVLGLEIDFVEPDAQPAFDYEKTYDFCAMIPLQLKHTINYIQNIKTIIVGGSKVTKPLIEKIKGCESKFYETYGMTETVTHVAIRRLESKSGEREPYFSALQNIKFEKDDRNCLVIHAPKLVKQALITNDIVDLKSETSFKLLGRFDNVVNSGGVKLFPEQIEDKLQPAIKQRFIVAGEDDATLGEKLILIVEKPTGSTDDILKAIQDLKTLDKFEVPKKIYSVDKFSETVNGKIQRKKTIKAVLGS from the coding sequence ATGACACCAACTTACGACAAAGTACATAACAAGTTTAAATTTAATGGACTTCATTTTAGCCATGAAGAATTAAAAGAAGTAGCGTATAGTCTTATAAAAGAAGGAAAACCTTATGAAAAAGTAACGGGTGATTTCTTAATAGATTGGTTAAACAGCAAAGATTTTTTAATCGTAAACACTTCTGGTTCTACAGGTTATCCTAAGCAAGTTAAACTTAAGAAACAAGCGATGGTGAATTCTGCCATTGCCACTGGTAATTTCTTTGGACTGGAACCAGGTGATAAAGCCTTGCATTGTTTACCAAGTCATTTTATTGCTGGTAAGATGATGTTTGTCCGTGCGTTGGTCTTAGGTTTGGAAATCGATTTTGTAGAGCCAGACGCACAACCTGCTTTCGATTACGAGAAAACGTACGACTTCTGTGCGATGATTCCGTTGCAATTAAAACATACCATTAATTATATTCAGAATATAAAAACCATCATTGTTGGTGGTTCTAAGGTCACCAAACCTTTAATAGAAAAAATAAAAGGCTGTGAGTCTAAATTCTATGAAACCTACGGCATGACGGAAACCGTAACACATGTGGCCATAAGGCGGTTAGAATCCAAATCTGGAGAACGAGAGCCGTATTTTAGTGCATTGCAGAATATTAAATTTGAGAAAGACGACAGAAATTGCTTAGTCATACATGCCCCAAAATTGGTCAAGCAAGCATTGATTACTAACGATATCGTCGATTTAAAGTCAGAAACTAGCTTTAAACTTTTAGGGCGTTTTGATAACGTTGTAAATTCTGGTGGTGTAAAATTATTCCCAGAACAAATAGAGGATAAGCTACAGCCAGCCATTAAGCAACGCTTTATTGTTGCTGGCGAAGACGATGCTACTTTAGGCGAAAAATTAATTCTTATTGTTGAAAAACCAACAGGTTCTACCGATGATATTCTAAAAGCTATTCAAGACTTAAAGACGTTAGACAAGTTTGAAGTGCCTAAGAAAATCTATAGCGTGGATAAATTCTCTGAAACCGTAAACGGAAAAATTCAACGTAAAAAAACGATAAAGGCGGTTTTGGGTAGTTAA
- a CDS encoding o-succinylbenzoate synthase: MKATYQKYILDFKRPSGTSRGVMTIKETWFIKLNNDDKVGVGECGILRGLSIDDRPDYEAKLKWVCENIDSGLDHLLNALIEFPSIQFGLETAFKSLENEDQFQLFPSDFTKGKGSIPINGLVWMGNEDFMRIQIKEKIEAGFDCIKLKIGAIDFQTELNILKSIRKEFSVSDIELRVDANGAFSPEDALEKLKLLSDYQLHSIEQPIKPKQFEEMAKLCDITPLPIALDEELIGVFSKSDRQDVLQSIKPHYIILKPSLVGGFFGSQQWIEIAENFNINWWITSALESNVGLNAISQWTYTLKNKMPQGLGTGSLYTNNFPSPLKVKNGTLRYDLKQPWKFNL, encoded by the coding sequence ATGAAAGCAACTTACCAAAAATATATTTTAGACTTTAAGCGACCAAGTGGCACATCGAGAGGTGTAATGACGATAAAGGAAACATGGTTTATAAAGCTGAATAACGATGATAAAGTTGGTGTAGGCGAATGTGGTATTTTAAGAGGATTGTCCATTGATGACAGACCAGATTACGAAGCGAAATTGAAGTGGGTATGCGAAAATATAGATTCTGGTCTAGATCATCTTTTAAATGCATTGATAGAATTTCCAAGTATTCAATTTGGATTGGAAACAGCCTTTAAATCTCTAGAAAATGAAGATCAATTTCAATTATTCCCTTCAGATTTCACCAAAGGAAAAGGCTCCATTCCTATTAATGGACTGGTTTGGATGGGAAATGAAGATTTTATGCGAATTCAAATCAAAGAAAAGATTGAAGCCGGATTCGATTGCATCAAATTAAAAATTGGAGCTATTGATTTTCAAACGGAATTAAATATTTTAAAATCAATACGTAAGGAGTTTTCAGTTTCAGATATAGAATTACGCGTAGATGCCAATGGTGCATTTTCGCCGGAAGATGCTTTGGAAAAATTAAAACTACTGTCAGATTACCAATTACATTCCATAGAACAACCCATTAAGCCAAAGCAATTTGAGGAAATGGCAAAACTTTGTGACATCACACCGCTTCCAATTGCGTTAGACGAAGAATTGATTGGTGTGTTTTCTAAAAGTGATAGACAAGATGTACTTCAATCTATTAAACCACATTATATTATTTTAAAACCAAGTTTAGTTGGTGGGTTTTTTGGAAGTCAGCAATGGATAGAGATTGCGGAAAACTTTAATATCAACTGGTGGATAACAAGTGCATTAGAAAGTAACGTGGGCTTAAATGCTATTTCACAATGGACATACACCTTAAAGAACAAAATGCCACAAGGTTTAGGCACAGGAAGTTTATATACTAATAATTTTCCTTCGCCATTAAAAGTAAAAAATGGTACTTTGCGATACGATTTAAAACAACCCTGGAAATTTAATTTATAA
- a CDS encoding sensor histidine kinase: MTHKKLFKTSAIVSGIILVLMLILRNAQSEIFTVLSGSLGLVIFYTLLYYLFQTEKIKFGATNPTLKYLFFGISIPLLVYGVQVTTGTDGFFKNIIKIALFIEIAYLIFYWVYKYRRGIQQLKSDKLEAELMLLKNQINPHFFFNTLNNLYSLIKKDADAAQDYVLKLSDLMRFTIYDSGKESVMLKDEVSYLINFIDLQTARYHKEIDLNFEKTIKNSDASVAPLLFINLLENAFKHGVEKATDNVFVHIKLIEDDAKISFTVKNNYDAEDTSENEGIGLKNLKDRLNLLYPNSHKLCNSMEENIYTTTLEIIK, translated from the coding sequence ATGACACACAAAAAACTATTTAAAACATCGGCAATTGTATCAGGGATCATCCTTGTATTGATGCTGATCTTAAGAAACGCGCAAAGCGAAATTTTTACAGTACTTTCAGGATCATTAGGCTTAGTGATCTTTTATACACTTTTATATTACCTTTTTCAAACTGAAAAAATAAAATTTGGAGCGACTAATCCAACCCTAAAATATCTTTTCTTCGGAATTAGCATTCCCTTATTAGTTTACGGCGTACAAGTAACTACAGGAACGGATGGGTTTTTTAAAAACATCATTAAAATTGCCTTATTTATTGAAATTGCATATTTAATTTTCTATTGGGTTTATAAATATCGAAGAGGTATTCAGCAATTAAAAAGTGATAAACTAGAAGCAGAATTAATGCTCTTAAAAAATCAAATAAATCCTCATTTTTTCTTTAACACCTTAAATAATTTATATTCCCTAATAAAGAAAGATGCTGATGCAGCACAAGACTACGTTTTAAAGCTATCTGATTTAATGCGATTTACTATTTACGATAGTGGTAAAGAAAGCGTAATGTTAAAAGATGAAGTTAGTTATTTAATTAATTTTATTGACTTACAAACGGCTAGATACCATAAAGAAATTGATCTTAACTTTGAAAAAACGATTAAGAATTCAGATGCTAGTGTAGCTCCTTTATTATTTATCAATTTATTAGAAAATGCTTTTAAACACGGAGTTGAAAAAGCAACTGATAATGTATTTGTTCATATAAAACTTATTGAAGATGATGCTAAAATAAGTTTTACTGTCAAAAATAATTATGATGCTGAAGATACTTCAGAAAATGAAGGCATTGGACTGAAAAACTTAAAAGATCGCTTAAATTTATTATATCCAAATAGTCATAAACTGTGTAATAGTATGGAAGAAAACATCTATACAACAACATTAGAAATAATTAAGTAA